In the Lagenorhynchus albirostris chromosome 16, mLagAlb1.1, whole genome shotgun sequence genome, CTATTAGACATTTTCCTTGGATAACTTAAAGACATCTAGGACTAATATGTAAAAAACTGACATAGATCTGTCTTGTAAAATAACAGCCACAACAGTAGCAGCAAACCTGTTATTCTCTGTCTCAGTAAATGGCATCACCATACGTCCAGTTTTACGAGTGAGAAACCTCACAGTACCATCACCTCTCAGAGCCATCCATCGATCCTGTTGATGTTAATTCCCAAGCACCTGAGTCCCATTGTCAAAATTATTCCTCTCTAGACTAGTATCTTTACTGAACTCTCAATGTCAGTTTTGCTCTCTTCCAGTCTGTTCTCCAAACATTGCAAAATGTATATCTAATTGTGACATTCCCCAGCTTAAAAACTCTTCAGTGGATTTCCATTGACTTTAAGATATGATTTTGCTCTCCCGTGTTGTTATTTCCCCAGACAAATGAGGttcctctgtttatattttttaataacatttttattgagacataatttatataccattcaattcactcatttaaggtatacaattgattggttttagtatattcatagagttgGGCAGCCATCATCATATTCAATTgtagaacgttttcatcaccccaaaagaaatgccgtacctattagcagtcactcctcatttccTTCCAACTTCCAACCCCCCTAGCCATAGACAATTCTAaactactttctgactctatagctttgcctcttctggacgtttcatataaatggaatcatgtaatacAATaggtggtcttttgtgactggcttctttcaataatgttttcaGAGTTTGTCTATGTTAGCATAaatcagtattttattcctttttattgttgtatggatataccacattttgtttatccatttgttcgTTGGTCaactttgggttgtttccacttttgggctattattaataatgctatcatgaacattcatatacaagttgttatgtttttatttggggGGGTAGTTCCTGAATTTGAAATTGGTGGGTGCTATGATTAAGTTTAACTTTTTCAGAAACTGCCAAAGTGTTTTTCCAAAGTtcctgcaccattttacatttctaccagtgATATATaggagttccagtttctccacatcctcacccaaAACCCAAACCTTgttattgtctctctctctctctttttctttttttaactataagccatcctagtgggtgtgaagtggtatctcattgtggtttttatttgcatttccctaatggctcaTGGTATTGAGCCTCGTTTCATGTGCTGTTGaccatgtgtatatcttctttggagaaatgtctattccaatactttgcccatttttaatttggGTTTTTTCTGTGGATTGTTTATCCACTTTCTTTATAATGGCTTTGGagtacaaaagttttaaattttgaagtctaattttttttttgtcttttgttacttgtgcttttggtgtcatagttaagaaaccattgcctaaactaaagtcatgaagatttactcctatttttcttctatagttttaactcttacattgAGATGTGTGTACATTTTAAGGTAGTTTTTTGGGTGTGGTTTGAGGAAGGGGTCAAACttcttcttttgcatatggatattcagttgccctagcaccatttattgaaaagaccattCTTTCCCCCACTGGATGCTTTtgacacccttgttgaaaataaactgaccataaatgtaagagtttatttctggactctcagttctctTTTTGTTGATCCATattgtctatctttatgccagaaccacactgtctttttttccccagctttattgaggtataattgacataaagatatttaaagtaaacattgtggtgatttgatatgcatacacattgtgaaaggattcactcatctagttaattaacatatccatcacctcacatatttatcttttatttgtgtgtgtgagaacatttaagttctaagttctaccctcttagcaaatttcagttatgcaatacagtgttatcaatttagtcaccatgttttacattagatcctcagactttattcatcttataactgagtGATGAATACCAACCTCTtcctatttcccccacctcctcccagaccTTAGTAACCACTTTCTACTCTCTCTTTCTAtaagtttggtttgtttttttggattccatgtataagtgatgctgtgcagtatttgtctttctctatctggcttatttcacttagcgtaatgcccttaaggtccatctatgttgttgcaaatggcagattGCCTTCTTTTTCATGACTGAATAGTATTACATTGTTTGTTTACAGGCGTACCTTGGAGGTATTGTGGGTTCAgctccagaccactgcaataaagcaaatatcacaataaaacaagtcacaagaattttttggtttcccaatgcatataaaagttatgtttacactatactgtaatctgttaagtatgcaatagcattatgtctaaacaaACAATGggcataccttaatttaaaaatactttattgctaaaaaagtGCCAAAACAATTATAATGGTAACATCAAAATTCACTGATCACATAAcataacaatataataataatgaaaaagtttgaaatattgcgagaattaccagaTGTGACACAGACATGaactgagcaaatgctgttggaaaaatggtgctgatagacttgttCAGTGGAGGCttgccataaaccttcaatttgtgaaaaacacagtatctgtgaagtgcagtaaaacgaggtatgtgtgtacacaccacgtctttatccattcattcattgatgtacacttaggttgtttccatatcttggctattgtgaataatgctgcaatgaacagggAGTGCATATAGCACCACGAtatcctattttctttttcttgggtgTATagccagaagtagaattgctggatcataatggtagttctatttttaagtttttgaggagctttcatactgttttccatagtggctgcaccagtttacattcctaccaatagtaCTCAAGTGTTGCCTTTTCtctatattctcaccaacacttgttatttgttgtctttttgatgataaccattctaacaggtgtgaagtgtatcttgtgattttgatttgcatttccctgatgattagtgatgttgagcaccttctgatgttcctgttggccatttgaatgTTGTCTTTGgcaaaatatctattcagttcctctgtccatttttgaatCAAAAAATTGTCCCATCAAATTGtctgacttctttatatatttggaatattaacgccttatcagatatatgatttgcagttattttctcagaaccacactgtcttttttttttttttttaattggctgtgccgtgcagcttgcgggatcttagttccctgaccaggtgtTGAACCCAGGCcaacggcagtgaaagcacttagtcctaaccactggaccgccaaggaacaCCCAAGAattacactgtcttgattagtgtagctttggaGTAAGTTTTGAAACCAGGAATTGTTAgacttccaactttgttcttcttttccaagattgttttggctgttctgggtcccTTCAACTTCCACgcgaattttagaatcaactcgtcatttctgcaaagaagtgTCGGCTGGGATTTTGTTGTAAGGAATAGTTTTGGATCTGTAGGTCAATTTGGGTCCCCTATTTGTTTTCATGGCTTCCTTTATATAGTAGTTAGCAGTTTATAATTACATATTGTTTACTTATCTGAGAAAGGATATGATTGaagtgtgaaataataaatgagaatgagaatgtgaatataaatttaattatgttATTCTAGAATGTTAAAATTGGGAGACATACCTTGAATTTAGTAGTAGTTATGTtaggatttttttcaaatagttaTTTCTTTAGTAGGTGGTAAATTCATTAAACTTTTTAATCACAGTGGGTTTGTAGACTAATAATAAAGATAGACTTGAATAATTTTAGAATGAatgttccaaattaaaaaaattctccttcaAGACAGTCCtgcctttaaattaaaaaaaaaaaaaaccaaaccaaaaacaaccctTAATATAACTGAATAGACTGAAATTTATCAAATATATCAGTTTTAACATACTTTTCTGTTATGTTTAACCAGTAGTAGGAAGAGGTTTGGTGGGTAGAAGAACATGCCAGTTTAGgaattccttatttttaaatgactgtcaGCAATTATACTGTTATTTCCTTGATCCCAAGATGGTGTAGATGATAAGACTCACTTTGATTTAATAACAAGATTTATTAAGATATGTGTAACAAAAGAGATAGAAACTGAATAGGAACTGTAAGAACAAGGGAGTCACAAAAAGAGGAGTATAGAGTGCCTTTGGAAAAGGTGGTATTTTGAACTGGCAACAGGGAAAATAATAGGTAGAAAACCAAGAAGCAGAGCATATTGTGAAATAGGAGTTTATGTAAGGTGACTAGAGCATACTATATGTAGGAAGGTGGGGTGTATTTTAGCTTAGAGTATCAAACTGAGAGAAGTTAATATATCAGCAGCTTGCTTTGGGACTTCCTGGCTTTTTGACATAGCATCCTTTTGGGTTAACTATTTGAATGGTTGTTTAATTTTCCAGTTTTGTATTGACTCGGAAAACACATGCTATATAACTGTAGgggtttattatatttattaaccACAGGTAATTGAAATACAGTTTGTAGAAATTTACCtgaaatttctttaaaacttgTGATTCAAGATTTTAGATGATTTAATTTTGGATGTTCCAGTATATTTTTGGCAATAACTTAAATTTTTGACAAAGAAATATTTGCACTTAAGAGAGAAGTCACGTTTCTTAATCACTGATTCCTAATTACTAGGGGAAAAGATTCTTCTCTTTTGATCTTTAGTTATCACATTGTCTAAAAATTGGACTCTTTTTTtgtataccttttttttcctctataataGTGGATAACAGTAACCCTTCAAATTCCTTTTTTCCATTAACAGGATTTGAGTTAATAGGAAATGTGTTTTGCTATAGATATTTGAATTGGTTTGCTCCTGACATGAGTTCCTGTAAAATAAGCAACTCATATGATTCAGGAAGTGCTGGAGCCTTTTTTTGCTTGTTGTTCTGTCCTACTCATGTCTTCCAGCTTACCATTccgttaaaaatattttcaaggtggtactgtaacttttttttttttttttttttttttgtggtatgcgggcctctcactgctgtggcctctcccgttgtggagcacaggctccggactcgcaggcccagtggccatggctcacgggcccagccgctctgcggcaggtgggatcttcccagaccagggcacgagcccgtgtcccctgcatcggcaggcagactctcaaccactgcgccaccagggaagccctgtaactttTGATTTACAGATATCTTTGTGATTGACCAAGACTGGACTGGTAGAGACTGAAGAAATTCTCAGACCTCTTTATATTCTAGCTTTAACTAGTAAAGTAGAAGTAAATAGAGATGCCTGAAATTAATAcagaattgtaaatcaactatacttcaataaaaaaataaatgaataaataaaaataagtaaataaaggaagagagaatatcaataaaggaGTCCCACTGAAACTGATTAGCTTTAGTCTATTTGTGAAATTTAGATTttttcatatgtgaaatctaactTAGCTCAGAAAATACATCCCTGAATAGTAGAATGGTGACAATTTTGAGAATCCTCTTTTTTGGTACATTTCCTAGTTTTTAGTTTACATGACCAGGTATTTGAAAATTCTTCTCACTTGTTTTTTGTGtctatttaatatatttcctCAGATTATTAATTTctcaatttcatccttttttattgcaacataaatgatatataacattgtCTTTGTTTGAGTTGTACAACATATTGATTTGTTACATTTGTATATTGCCATATGATTGCCACATAGCATTAGTTAATACCTCTGTCACTTTGAAAATCCTCTTTTACACATATTTCTGTGCATAGAGAACatgagtatatttttttaaacacattttggtTATGATTAACTGttcttataaaaatagtttttcttgtAGTCAAATGTAATTTTGGTATTTATGAAATGCTTTCTTCTATTCATAGTAACACTTTGTTCAAGataaattatctttctttaatAGGCTGTAAGTGGGTGTAAGAACACGGttctaatttaacttttttttatctAAAATGTGTTTATTGGGATGGTTTCCCATTCATCTTGATTCCAGGGGCTTTCAGTGCTGCTTCCATCTCAAAGAGCACCCTTCTGTAAGCCTTGCTTTTCCTCCTGTAGGCTGGCAGAGGATGGTAGAGCAGCCAACACACAAAACTACTGTTTGTGCATGGCTAAAGATGGTGGTGATTTTATAGCATCCTGGGCATTTCACATCCATGAAATAGGAATTGGGGCTCTGCATCAGGCACTTcttcttgtgttttctcttctcctcttctggaGAGGGATGAAGGAGATCCTTTGCTAGAGGCATGTTCTCGTGGGGAGGTCGTCACCGTCGGAAAGCTAATTTAACTTTTTGAATAAAGTGAAGCATTTGAGATAGATGGTAATTAGCCATATCAGACTGAAAGTTATAAAATATCAGTTTCTAAAGCagtgtattctttttcttctttttttaaatatttatttatttatttggctttgctGGGTCTGAGTTGTGGcacacatgggatctttagttgtggcatgtgggatctaattccctgaccagggatcaaattcGGGTCGCCTGCATGGGAGTAcgtggaccagcagggaagtccctaaagcaaTGTATTCTTAatgcttcttaaaaatatttaattaaaatttgatgAGCTACATTGTTATATGGCTCAAACTCCAAAAAGTATAGAAATATATACAGTGAGAAGTCACTTTGCACACAGGATACTATattatagtgatttttttctccagtgtatCCTTCCAGaagtattttaaacatatacaagTAAATGCTGCATATATGTATTCCTTTATTGCAAAACCTACCTACTTTGAAcactgttctgtatcttgccttttttttttttgtttaacatatCATGAAGATTTTTCCATAGTGGCACAGTATTATAGTTTAACCATTTTACTTTGATGGATCCTTTGacttgtttccagtcttttgctctTACAAGTAATGTTACAAATGACTAACCGGAGATCTACCTCATTCCACCAGTGTGCTAGGCTATTTATGGGATAAGCTCCTAGAGGGGAATTGCTGAGCTTGTATGCGTTTATAATTGTGGTAGATATTGGCAGTCTGCCTGAtatctagagcagtggttttgAACCAGGGGCAGTTTTATTCCCCAGGGAgtcatttggcagtgtctggaggcatttttggttgCCACAATTTTGGGGTAGGCTGTGTTCCTGGTATGTTTAAGAGCTGTTTGATTTCAGTGAACTCTTCAGATATGTTGTTCATTTTCCCATAAGAGTAAACATGCCCTTTGTTCATCGTATAAATTTCAAATACCTTTTCTCTGTTTGTCTTTCAATTTCTGAATGGCAAAAAcactatgaacattttaaaaaacatattgtaTGTGGTAGAAATTTTTGAGTTTTAGTTGGAAATGCCTTCCCTAGTTATCAGTTATTCAAGGATTCTTCTATCTTGGGGTGGGGAGgcattttattttgctcattttgatCTTTGATATATTTGGGATTTATCCTGGTATAAGTTATAAATACAACCTATTTTTTCCAGATCACTAGTTAATCATACTAACACCATTTAATAATAATCCATCTTTTTCTACTGGTTTAAAATACCATTATCACATACAAGCTTCTCATGTTTTTGACTTTAAAGTACGTTTTAATGGAATTACTAtcccaaagagatatctgcactcctatgttcattgcagcaatattcacaatagccaagatatgggaacaacctaagtgtttgtctacagataaatggataaagaagatgtgcctctttaaacaatggaatatcattcagccataagaaagaaggaaatatggaTGAAACCagagggcattgtgctaaatgcAATAAGCCAGCcaaagaaagacagatactgtgtgGTAGCACTTATACGTGGagtcaaaaaaagaaacccaaaagacAAAGCTGATCTCATAGAGACAGAATAGAATGGGGGTTTCCAGGGATTTagggaagggggaaatggggagatgtaggtcagagggtacaaactttcatttataagatgaataagttctgaggaactaatgtatagcatggtgactatagttaataatatgatattgtatacttgaaattggCTGAGAGTAGGTTTTAAGCATTCTCACTGCATACATACACTAAAAATGAGTTAACTGTATGAGATGatgcatgtgtttattttcttgatcttagtaatcattccacaatgtatatgtataccaaataatcacattgtatactttaagtaTATACAATTATACTTGTAatttattcctcaataaagttggaaaaaatataaataaaatatgttttaatatctagTAGGATGGCAAGGTTAGTCCCTCCTTACTGATCTTATTTGGATTTTCCTTAGCAATTCTTGATTTTCTATATGAACTTTAAAATTAGCttatatgattaaaataattGTTGGTGTTTTATTATAATCTGATTTTACTTCTAGATTAATTATATCTTTTATGATGTTGAATCTTCCTTTCTGAGAACATGggtatgtgtttatgtgtatatctTAGGGGTGTTTTAAAGACGTCTTTATATAGATCTTAGGCTTTTTTagtttattcctatgttttatttcttttttatttgatttgtaaGTAGGGTCTTTCATTACATTTTCTAGCCAGTTGTTTGTATATATGAAAGCTTATTTTCTGTTTACTAATTTGTACTGTCACCATTTcaagtttttattgtttttgttagtttttaaattgattttccaATATACAACCATTATCTACAAAGAGTAATATTTTTGTTGCCGCCTTTTCAAATTATTATGcctcttatttctttctcttatctATTTGCATTTGCTAGAAACTCCAGAACAATATTAggtaataatgatgataaaacACATTGTGGTAAAGTACTTTTTGTggaagtttcttgtattttaggACAGATGCTTCCTTATTTCTACTTTAAACTTGAGGCTAACTTTTGGTGGATTGAGATGGATAATTCTTTTCATATTGGAAATACTCATCTGtctttttaaagagttttcaTTGATAGTGGATGTAAATTTGCTAAATGCCTTTTCAGCATGATAAgacaatatgattttttttttcatcttaactcCATTAGAATGAATTATATGGGTAGATCTTCCCATCTTTAAccatccttgcattgctgggattCCGTCCACTGCTCCTCACTTCCAGCCCTGGGTCAAGGAGTATTAGTGTTTAATATTCAGTGCTT is a window encoding:
- the LOC132506912 gene encoding small ribosomal subunit protein eS27-like, with the translated sequence MPLAKDLLHPSPEEEKRKHKKKCLMQSPNSYFMDVKCPGCYKITTIFSHAQTVVLCVGCSTILCQPTGGKARLTEGCSLRWKQH